The following coding sequences are from one Desulfosoma caldarium window:
- a CDS encoding HlyD family type I secretion periplasmic adaptor subunit, producing the protein MEEGIKLTGPTSGDVASDYWKPVRVGLGFVVLFGLTFVLWAVLAPIQLGAVAMGQVTAATFTKVVQHPYGGTVKDILVQDGDAVDKGQVLIRLEDATARAQYAQVYSEYLQALVVRARLEAEKAGLERIQYPEEVRRMEHDPVIRGVMRAQEELFRVRRAKRADEKQVLQRNLEGYREAAANLKVQARALERQAELLGEQIQAVSVLAEDGYYPRNRLLDLQRSLEAVRANLSEVVTSRARMEASARETEARLQALESEQAREVEDQLAEVVKRLMALQDQFAAVQDHLEKTEIRAPEAGIVMNLRVRSVGAVISPGQGILQIVPKGASFVVEAKVSTQDIEDVQVGSEAILRFMAINPKTSPTFDGTVLYVSPDVQYDEVHRVPYYLCRVSIPPETVEKIAAMGKEIIPGMPVMVIVKKASTTFFAWLWKPFTDRMAIAFTR; encoded by the coding sequence ATGGAGGAGGGCATTAAACTGACCGGGCCCACGTCGGGCGATGTGGCTTCCGATTACTGGAAACCCGTGCGGGTGGGTCTGGGTTTCGTGGTTCTTTTTGGGCTCACCTTTGTCCTGTGGGCCGTTTTGGCACCCATTCAATTGGGGGCGGTGGCCATGGGGCAAGTCACCGCCGCCACGTTCACCAAGGTGGTGCAGCACCCGTACGGGGGTACCGTCAAGGACATTCTGGTCCAGGACGGAGATGCCGTGGACAAAGGGCAGGTGTTGATACGGCTGGAAGATGCCACGGCTCGAGCCCAATACGCACAAGTGTACAGCGAATACTTGCAGGCCCTGGTCGTACGGGCCCGGCTGGAAGCGGAAAAAGCGGGGTTAGAGCGCATCCAATATCCGGAAGAAGTGCGGCGTATGGAACACGACCCCGTTATTCGGGGTGTGATGAGGGCTCAAGAAGAACTGTTTCGCGTGCGACGGGCCAAAAGGGCCGACGAAAAACAGGTGCTTCAGCGCAATCTGGAGGGATATCGGGAGGCGGCAGCCAACCTAAAGGTGCAGGCACGGGCCTTAGAAAGGCAGGCTGAGCTCCTTGGCGAACAGATTCAGGCCGTCTCCGTTCTGGCCGAGGACGGATATTACCCCCGCAACCGGCTGCTGGATCTCCAAAGGTCTCTGGAAGCCGTGCGGGCCAACTTGAGTGAAGTGGTCACGAGTCGGGCGCGCATGGAAGCGTCGGCGCGGGAGACGGAGGCGCGTTTGCAGGCTCTGGAAAGCGAGCAGGCTCGGGAAGTGGAAGACCAGTTGGCGGAAGTGGTCAAGCGACTGATGGCGCTTCAGGACCAGTTTGCAGCCGTCCAGGACCATCTGGAAAAAACGGAGATTCGGGCTCCGGAAGCAGGCATCGTCATGAACCTGCGGGTTCGTAGCGTGGGCGCCGTGATCTCCCCCGGGCAAGGCATCTTACAGATTGTGCCCAAGGGAGCCAGTTTTGTGGTGGAGGCCAAAGTGAGCACGCAGGACATTGAAGACGTCCAGGTGGGTTCGGAAGCGATCCTGCGGTTTATGGCCATAAATCCCAAAACGAGCCCCACCTTTGATGGCACGGTGCTTTACGTATCCCCTGATGTGCAATACGATGAGGTGCATCGGGTGCCTTATTACTTGTGCCGCGTGAGCATTCCTCCGGAAACGGTGGAAAAGATTGCCGCCATGGGCAAAGAAATCATTCCGGGCATGCCGGTGATGGTGATCGTTAAAAAAGCGTCCACCACGTTTTTTGCGTGGCTTTGGAAACCCTTTACAGACCGGATGGCCATAGCCTTTACACGCTGA
- a CDS encoding type I secretion system permease/ATPase gives MNPLLQRFLRRHVLKDPGEVRRILGSYRRLLVFLFIFSFFLTVLSIVPALYMFQIYDTVLTGHSLVTLSMLTIIAVLMYVYIGCFDWVRSQILVRLSNDFDNKLRGRLFDAVVDSVLMSRSTGASQAFGDLTNLRQFLTGRGLFAVLDTPWVPLYLAVIYLIHPMIAVYALVCMGVILVVAVLSEKMTRGPLEESNRHYQKAIGFAQANLRNAEVIEAMGMRDAVRAHWFESYGKMLALQTEASRRAATLQAVSKAVRITSQSLVLGVGAYYVLQNQITAGQMIMGSILMGRMMSPVDIAVGAWRHLVSVRQSYRRLNDLLADFPSHPLRLPLPPPKGAVKVEGLVAVPPNTQVQVLRGITFSVAPGEVVGIIGPTAAGKSTLAKHLVGVMRPAAGEVRLDGARLDHYNRSSLGGYIGYVPQDIELFGGTVAQNIARYGELDGEKIVAAAQKAGVHDMILQMPQGYETPIGEGGAFLSGGQRQRIALARALYGDPVLVVLDEPNSNLDESGEAALMTAIRDMKARGTTVFVITHKTNILSLVDKILVLANGMVQMFGSREEVFAMLRERAKEAGRLREVKHGGGH, from the coding sequence ATGAATCCCCTTTTGCAACGATTTCTAAGGCGCCATGTCCTAAAGGATCCTGGGGAAGTTCGCCGCATTCTGGGATCCTATCGGCGATTGCTGGTGTTTTTGTTTATCTTTTCGTTTTTCCTCACCGTGCTGTCCATTGTGCCGGCCCTGTACATGTTTCAAATCTATGACACGGTCCTGACGGGGCACAGCTTAGTCACCCTCTCCATGCTCACCATCATTGCCGTGCTCATGTACGTGTACATCGGCTGTTTTGACTGGGTGCGCTCCCAAATTCTCGTGCGCTTGTCCAATGACTTTGATAACAAGCTGCGAGGCCGCCTCTTTGATGCAGTGGTGGACAGTGTGCTCATGAGCCGATCCACGGGAGCGTCCCAGGCTTTTGGGGACCTGACCAATTTACGGCAGTTTCTAACGGGAAGGGGTCTTTTTGCGGTGTTGGACACTCCGTGGGTTCCCCTGTATCTGGCGGTCATTTATCTAATCCATCCCATGATCGCGGTCTATGCTTTGGTGTGTATGGGGGTCATCTTGGTGGTCGCGGTTTTGTCGGAAAAAATGACCCGTGGCCCTCTCGAGGAATCCAACCGGCACTATCAGAAGGCTATTGGCTTTGCGCAGGCGAATTTGCGCAATGCCGAGGTGATTGAGGCCATGGGCATGCGGGACGCCGTGCGCGCGCATTGGTTTGAGTCTTACGGAAAGATGTTGGCGTTGCAAACGGAAGCCAGTCGGCGTGCCGCGACATTGCAGGCCGTGTCCAAAGCTGTGCGTATCACCTCCCAGTCTTTGGTTTTGGGTGTCGGCGCCTACTACGTGCTCCAGAACCAAATCACTGCAGGGCAGATGATCATGGGCAGTATTCTCATGGGCCGCATGATGTCGCCGGTAGACATCGCTGTGGGCGCGTGGAGGCATTTGGTTTCCGTGCGTCAGTCCTATCGGCGTTTAAACGATCTCCTGGCAGATTTTCCATCGCACCCTTTGCGTTTGCCCTTGCCACCACCGAAAGGGGCCGTGAAAGTGGAAGGGCTCGTGGCGGTGCCGCCCAACACCCAGGTGCAGGTGCTTCGAGGGATCACCTTTTCCGTGGCCCCGGGGGAGGTGGTGGGCATTATCGGTCCGACGGCGGCCGGCAAATCGACGTTGGCCAAACACTTGGTAGGGGTCATGCGGCCGGCGGCCGGGGAGGTGCGCTTGGACGGAGCGCGTCTGGACCACTACAACCGATCGTCCCTGGGAGGCTACATCGGGTATGTGCCGCAAGACATTGAATTGTTCGGCGGTACGGTGGCCCAGAACATTGCGCGCTACGGGGAACTGGACGGAGAAAAAATTGTGGCGGCCGCTCAGAAAGCCGGGGTGCACGACATGATTTTGCAGATGCCGCAAGGCTATGAAACACCCATTGGTGAGGGCGGGGCTTTCTTGTCTGGAGGGCAGCGCCAGCGTATCGCCCTGGCGCGGGCTCTGTACGGCGATCCTGTGCTGGTGGTCCTGGACGAACCCAATTCCAATTTGGACGAATCGGGCGAGGCGGCGCTCATGACGGCCATCAGGGACATGAAGGCTCGAGGCACGACGGTGTTTGTCATCACCCACAAGACCAACATTCTGTCCCTGGTGGACAAGATTCTGGTGCTGGCCAACGGCATGGTGCAAATGTTCGGCAGCCGCGAAGAAGTGTTTGCCATGCTGCGGGAACGGGCCAAGGAGGCGGGACGCCTGAGGGAGGTAAAACATGGAGGAGGGCATTAA
- a CDS encoding TolC family outer membrane protein, which yields MGRTSGWVMMVIALSVMGIASNHAFGSDTGLGLMEAVRLAKENDPTVRGAYHELQAIQTLPDQALSGLLPTVQGSLSLTNISFVQAPPTYQGYWSESEGISLRQPLFNVGAHVGYVQSQKRVEAGRARYDETVRNLLYRVASAYLNAVYAEEHLRVVRDEEKTAAEQVLMARRYFQSGEASLTDVHDAEARQADIRYQRVDAEKLVTLSRNTLEALIGRPSGSLFRLGPRWKPSPPDPTSVEAWLNTARTHSPFLKYYRLGVEVAEDDILKARSLHLPTLDFQGSYARRNTISDYIRSQATEWYALGVQLTVPVFSGGYATAKTREAVERRNQSEEDYRRAETDVTQKILDAFYGLEASRAKIESSNQAVRANETAVASTRKAFEAGLRSIVDVLNAQSRLYKAKADLVRARHEYVLNLVALHFHAGILDESLLTTIDEWLERNMP from the coding sequence ATGGGCCGCACGAGTGGGTGGGTGATGATGGTCATCGCCTTAAGTGTGATGGGCATCGCATCAAACCATGCGTTCGGCAGCGACACCGGACTTGGCCTCATGGAGGCGGTGCGGCTGGCCAAGGAAAACGATCCCACGGTGCGTGGTGCTTACCATGAACTTCAGGCAATCCAAACACTTCCGGACCAGGCCCTTTCCGGGCTGTTGCCCACGGTCCAAGGCTCACTAAGCTTGACGAACATTTCTTTTGTTCAGGCGCCGCCGACCTACCAGGGTTACTGGTCGGAATCGGAGGGGATAAGCCTTCGCCAACCCTTGTTCAATGTGGGGGCCCATGTAGGCTATGTGCAAAGTCAAAAGCGGGTGGAAGCGGGCCGGGCGCGCTATGACGAAACGGTGCGCAACCTGCTCTACCGCGTGGCCTCGGCGTACCTTAATGCTGTTTATGCGGAAGAACACCTGCGCGTGGTGCGGGATGAGGAAAAAACGGCGGCCGAACAGGTGCTCATGGCCCGCCGGTATTTTCAATCGGGGGAAGCGTCATTGACCGATGTTCACGACGCGGAAGCCCGGCAAGCGGACATTCGCTACCAAAGGGTGGATGCGGAAAAGCTTGTGACCCTTTCGCGAAACACCTTGGAGGCGCTTATCGGCCGTCCTTCAGGCTCCCTTTTTCGCCTAGGGCCACGCTGGAAGCCGTCGCCGCCCGATCCGACATCGGTGGAGGCCTGGTTGAACACGGCCCGGACCCACAGTCCTTTTTTGAAGTACTATCGTTTGGGTGTCGAAGTAGCCGAAGACGACATCCTTAAAGCTCGAAGCCTCCATTTGCCCACCCTGGATTTTCAGGGATCCTATGCGCGGCGTAACACAATCAGCGACTACATTCGGTCCCAGGCCACGGAGTGGTACGCCCTGGGAGTGCAGCTCACCGTGCCCGTCTTTTCCGGGGGCTACGCGACAGCAAAAACGCGCGAGGCTGTGGAGCGGCGAAATCAGAGCGAAGAGGACTATCGTCGTGCGGAAACGGATGTCACACAAAAGATTTTGGATGCCTTTTATGGCCTGGAGGCGTCACGGGCCAAGATAGAAAGTTCGAATCAGGCCGTGCGGGCCAACGAAACCGCGGTGGCCTCCACGCGCAAGGCCTTTGAGGCGGGATTGCGTTCCATCGTGGATGTGCTCAACGCCCAGAGCCGCCTCTACAAGGCCAAAGCGGATCTTGTGCGTGCCCGTCACGAATACGTGCTCAACTTGGTGGCTTTACACTTCCATGCGGGCATCCTGGATGAATCTCTGCTCACAACCATCGATGAATGGCTGGAAAGGAACATGCCATGA
- a CDS encoding SapC family protein, translating to MMAQWVPISRERHGGLRYRPLSTYKHAESWTVVPVVLAELGRVVSHYPLVLVRREDASFGLCALLGLAPGRNLFVDVNHGRWRAEYIPAAVRAYPFRLSPVSESNQWVLCVDEEAGVLQEGASGLPLFDEGGGPASWVQEVFSFLRHLADNERRTAAACAVLDATGLIVPWPLAVRTPHGDRKVEGLYQVDQGALQQADGGALQKLRDTGALAVFFAQRFSAWHVRTLGRLLGQEGGKTAPQEEGPPVTPTGELDLSFLGE from the coding sequence ATGATGGCTCAATGGGTTCCCATTTCACGAGAACGCCATGGCGGGTTGCGCTACCGGCCGCTATCCACTTACAAGCATGCGGAGTCGTGGACCGTGGTGCCGGTGGTGTTGGCCGAGCTGGGTCGGGTGGTATCGCATTATCCGCTGGTGTTGGTGCGAAGAGAAGACGCCTCTTTTGGGCTCTGCGCTTTACTGGGATTGGCGCCGGGCCGAAACCTGTTTGTCGATGTGAACCACGGACGATGGCGTGCCGAGTATATTCCGGCGGCGGTTCGAGCCTATCCTTTTCGATTATCACCGGTTTCCGAGTCCAACCAATGGGTTTTGTGCGTCGATGAGGAGGCGGGAGTGCTGCAGGAAGGGGCTTCGGGTCTCCCGTTGTTTGATGAGGGTGGTGGACCGGCTTCCTGGGTTCAGGAGGTTTTTTCCTTTCTGCGGCACCTTGCCGATAATGAGCGCCGAACGGCGGCGGCCTGTGCTGTGCTTGATGCGACAGGACTCATTGTGCCGTGGCCGCTTGCCGTTCGAACCCCGCATGGGGATCGCAAGGTGGAGGGGCTTTACCAAGTGGATCAAGGAGCCCTGCAACAGGCCGACGGCGGCGCGTTGCAGAAACTTCGTGACACCGGAGCGCTCGCTGTTTTTTTTGCTCAGCGGTTTTCGGCGTGGCATGTGCGCACTTTGGGACGGCTCCTTGGGCAGGAGGGCGGAAAGACGGCGCCGCAAGAGGAGGGACCTCCCGTAACCCCCACCGGAGAACTGGATCTGAGTTTTCTGGGTGAGTGA
- a CDS encoding aldehyde ferredoxin oxidoreductase C-terminal domain-containing protein, whose product MAQWVGSCDRVLEVNVSRRTTRVFNISKEDRRRYLGGKGLALRYLAHRLRPGTDPLGPDNVLAVFGGVVVGSGAPCSARFSAVTKSPLTQLVASSSCGGPFGIALKTAGYEGLIVLGQASKPMVLEILEDDVRFLDADHLWGRDIPATQEALELGRKDGDLVIGPAGENLVLFANIASGHRFLGRGGFGAVLGSKRIKAIVARGGAFHAVPADPLGFDKACRRATATIHRNRFTGHLYRNAGTASHVDLCQAGAILPIHNFQDGQDPRASQVSGWAMKERFGAKPSTCRPCTILCGHQGTFSDQQTRQWPEYETVGLLGTNLGLFDPETIAVWNAQCGRLGLDTISCGGVLGYVMEASEKGLITSPLRFGSPQGVAEAIDAMAFRKGFGDDMAQGVRRLAEKYGGTSFAMHVKGLELPAYDPRGSWGQGLAYAVANRGGCHLSATLFPLEVFLGFLKPRTPQAKAHFVRFFESLYAGINSLPTCLFTTYAYLLEAPIARLTPKPILAWTMRHLPALAVRLMDLRVFTRLFETMYGEKLSPREFLQAGDRIVVLERLLNAMEGVRRKDDTLPERILAEPRPCDTTARQEKRPWWRRFVAAGCPEPPGPAQNPPLLALDSMLDKYYTLRGYTRNGLPMAKTLRTLKVTVPFQDGFDIVPGRDTPKDKVVQIFFWILGRAMQSASRRDAVFRRQLASWPKGLTVLFKVLPYGPRTALRVDDAGKLRALGDTVSEREADLIIGFKNMDTAFRMLTAQLSTPDAFAQNRLSVVGDLAIAMQLTRLLDRVQCLLYPKWLAQRLVKRVPSMPTLEKWGKRAWLYLVGIPLGL is encoded by the coding sequence ATGGCACAATGGGTAGGAAGCTGCGACAGAGTGCTGGAAGTGAATGTGTCTCGCCGCACCACCCGCGTTTTTAACATTTCCAAGGAAGATCGGCGTCGATACCTCGGCGGCAAGGGGTTGGCTTTGCGCTATCTTGCCCATCGGCTGCGGCCGGGCACCGATCCCTTGGGGCCGGACAATGTGCTGGCGGTTTTCGGCGGCGTCGTGGTCGGCTCCGGAGCGCCATGCAGTGCTCGGTTTTCGGCCGTAACCAAATCCCCTTTGACCCAACTCGTGGCATCTTCTTCCTGCGGCGGCCCTTTCGGCATCGCGCTCAAAACAGCCGGCTATGAAGGCCTCATTGTCCTAGGCCAAGCCTCGAAACCCATGGTTTTGGAAATTCTCGAAGACGATGTGCGGTTTCTAGACGCAGACCACCTTTGGGGACGAGACATTCCGGCGACCCAGGAAGCCTTGGAACTTGGGCGTAAGGACGGCGACCTGGTCATCGGCCCGGCCGGAGAAAACCTGGTGCTTTTTGCCAATATCGCTTCCGGGCATCGGTTTCTCGGTCGCGGCGGCTTTGGCGCCGTGTTGGGATCCAAACGCATCAAAGCGATTGTAGCTCGAGGCGGTGCATTTCATGCCGTTCCGGCCGATCCTTTAGGGTTTGACAAGGCATGTCGTCGGGCGACCGCCACCATTCATCGAAACCGATTTACAGGCCATCTGTACCGAAACGCCGGCACGGCAAGCCATGTGGACTTGTGCCAAGCCGGCGCCATTTTGCCCATTCACAACTTTCAAGACGGCCAAGACCCTCGGGCTTCCCAGGTCAGCGGTTGGGCCATGAAAGAACGCTTCGGCGCCAAGCCCAGCACATGCCGCCCTTGCACCATTCTGTGCGGCCATCAAGGCACGTTTTCGGATCAGCAGACCCGGCAATGGCCTGAATACGAAACCGTGGGACTTTTGGGAACTAACTTGGGTCTATTCGATCCGGAAACCATCGCCGTCTGGAACGCTCAGTGCGGACGGCTGGGACTGGATACCATATCCTGCGGTGGCGTTCTGGGCTATGTGATGGAAGCGTCAGAAAAAGGGCTGATCACCTCACCCCTGCGTTTCGGTTCACCTCAGGGAGTGGCCGAAGCCATTGACGCCATGGCGTTCCGTAAAGGCTTCGGGGACGACATGGCGCAGGGGGTACGGCGCCTTGCGGAAAAATACGGGGGCACTTCTTTTGCCATGCACGTCAAGGGATTGGAACTTCCCGCCTATGATCCTCGAGGATCCTGGGGACAGGGCTTGGCGTACGCCGTGGCCAACCGAGGCGGATGCCATCTGTCGGCAACCCTTTTCCCCTTGGAAGTGTTTCTCGGATTCCTGAAACCGCGCACACCCCAAGCCAAAGCCCATTTTGTACGCTTTTTTGAAAGCCTCTATGCGGGCATCAATTCTTTGCCCACCTGCCTTTTCACCACCTATGCTTACCTGTTGGAAGCTCCCATTGCCCGCTTGACACCCAAGCCGATCTTGGCCTGGACCATGCGCCATCTTCCCGCCCTGGCCGTGCGCCTGATGGACCTACGCGTGTTCACTCGGTTGTTTGAAACCATGTACGGTGAAAAATTAAGCCCGAGAGAATTTCTGCAGGCAGGGGACCGCATCGTTGTCTTGGAACGCCTTCTCAATGCCATGGAAGGGGTTCGCCGCAAGGACGACACCCTTCCCGAAAGAATCCTTGCGGAACCCAGACCGTGCGATACCACGGCTCGGCAGGAAAAACGGCCTTGGTGGCGACGGTTCGTGGCAGCAGGCTGCCCTGAGCCGCCAGGCCCCGCCCAGAACCCTCCCTTGCTCGCCCTGGACTCCATGTTGGATAAATATTACACCCTCCGAGGGTACACTCGAAACGGCCTGCCCATGGCCAAAACGTTGCGCACCTTAAAAGTCACCGTGCCTTTTCAGGACGGTTTTGACATCGTGCCCGGTCGCGACACACCAAAGGACAAGGTGGTTCAAATCTTCTTCTGGATTCTCGGCCGCGCCATGCAATCGGCGTCTCGGCGAGACGCCGTCTTTCGGCGCCAGTTGGCTTCCTGGCCAAAGGGTTTGACCGTGCTTTTCAAGGTGTTGCCCTATGGGCCCAGAACTGCCCTGAGAGTGGACGATGCCGGAAAGCTGCGCGCCCTCGGGGATACCGTTTCGGAACGGGAAGCCGATCTCATCATTGGTTTCAAAAACATGGACACGGCCTTTCGAATGCTCACGGCGCAGCTCAGCACACCGGACGCCTTTGCGCAAAACCGCCTCAGTGTCGTGGGCGATTTGGCCATAGCCATGCAACTGACACGGCTGCTGGATCGCGTCCAATGCTTGCTCTACCCGAAATGGCTTGCCCAACGCCTGGTTAAGCGCGTGCCTTCCATGCCCACTCTAGAAAAATGGGGGAAACGGGCCTGGCTGTACCTGGTCGGCATTCCCCTGGGCTTATGA
- a CDS encoding iron-containing alcohol dehydrogenase: MTASYFEFHCPVKILSGHKALENLPYELQRLGASRPLFLTDLGVAKAGLLDLVTAALRDSKAVVGAVYDRVPADSSVTIVQEAAAAFRQGRCDSLVAVGGGSVMDTAKAVNILVSHGGDDLLQFSGADRIHGPLHPLIVLPTTAGTGSEVTLVAVIANPRKRVKMAFASSHLYPQVAILDPRLTLSLPKVLTAATAMDALTHAVEAYLSIQKNPLSDAYATTAVRLIVHNLPHVLENGSDTAGRLALANAACCAGIAFSNAMVGIVHALGHAAGALCHIHHGTAMNIFLPHGLEYNLGKRRHAIGELLLPLGGHELYATTPPRVRAEKTIEVLRVFQGRIQELSGLPTRLRDADVPMDMLESIAATALNDGALLFNPEDMTLEEALYVLQRAY, translated from the coding sequence ATGACGGCATCCTACTTTGAATTTCATTGCCCCGTCAAAATCCTTTCAGGCCACAAGGCCCTGGAAAATCTTCCCTACGAACTGCAAAGACTCGGCGCCTCGCGCCCCCTGTTTCTCACCGATCTCGGCGTGGCCAAGGCGGGGCTGTTGGATCTGGTGACGGCCGCCCTTCGAGACTCGAAAGCCGTTGTGGGCGCCGTCTACGACCGCGTACCCGCCGACTCTTCGGTCACCATCGTGCAGGAAGCCGCCGCGGCTTTTCGTCAGGGCCGCTGCGACAGTCTGGTGGCCGTGGGCGGCGGATCGGTGATGGATACGGCCAAGGCAGTCAACATTTTGGTCAGTCACGGCGGGGACGACCTTTTGCAGTTCTCCGGAGCCGACCGCATTCACGGGCCGCTCCATCCCCTCATTGTCCTTCCCACCACCGCCGGCACGGGGTCCGAAGTGACCTTGGTGGCCGTCATCGCCAACCCTCGAAAGCGCGTCAAAATGGCCTTTGCCTCCAGCCACCTGTATCCCCAGGTGGCCATTCTGGATCCACGCCTGACCCTGAGCCTTCCCAAGGTTCTCACCGCCGCCACCGCCATGGACGCCCTCACCCATGCCGTGGAGGCTTACCTGTCCATTCAGAAAAATCCGTTAAGCGACGCCTATGCCACCACGGCCGTTCGCCTCATTGTGCACAACCTACCCCATGTGCTGGAAAACGGGTCCGACACCGCAGGACGGCTGGCCCTGGCCAACGCCGCCTGCTGTGCCGGCATCGCCTTTTCCAACGCCATGGTGGGCATCGTGCACGCCTTGGGCCATGCCGCAGGAGCCCTGTGCCACATTCATCACGGCACGGCCATGAACATCTTTCTTCCTCACGGCTTGGAATACAATCTGGGAAAAAGGCGTCACGCCATCGGAGAACTGCTGCTACCCCTGGGAGGGCATGAACTCTACGCGACCACACCGCCTAGGGTGCGTGCGGAAAAAACCATCGAGGTGCTTCGTGTATTTCAAGGGCGCATTCAGGAACTTTCCGGGCTTCCCACACGCCTTCGCGACGCCGACGTGCCCATGGACATGCTGGAAAGCATCGCCGCCACAGCCCTCAACGACGGCGCTCTACTCTTCAACCCCGAAGACATGACGCTGGAAGAGGCCCTTTACGTCCTTCAAAGAGCCTATTAG
- a CDS encoding amino acid permease — protein sequence MAQDDLIRRLGVLDIFCIAVGTMMSSGIFILPGLAYAKAGPAVVVSYLLAGCLMTSAALSAIELATAMPKAGGDYFFIARAMGPAVGTVLGLLSWFALTLKSAFALVGVWAFTEKFFPFDTRLLVVGVAVLFTVINLLGAKKSSLVQALFVLVLLGLMSLYVFKGLPQVHVANYIPFVPHGWHAVLSTAGFVFVSYGGLLKISALAEEVKNPSRTIPLGVLSAVSVTMLIYALMVLVTCGILPPDALAHSLTPIIDAARVFMGQAGEAALSLAAMVAFLTTANGGILSASRYLLSLSRDELLPTLFGRVSSSRGTPVPAVLITGAFLIGLFFVPLESLVKMASMVVLLTQALANACVVILRESRLHNYQPTFRAPWYPWLQIASLAGVFLLLAEIGLQTLLIGLIFVAAGLIFFWFYGRLKQQREYALLHVLERLSARKVVRSALESELKDIIRERDELCLDRFDHVVEAADVVEISEPSDMEGLLQHLNPVLLARGLERPLSVQDLNGGEAVVRSVEIFPGILVAQAHATRPDLFDVVLVRSRQGIRFPEAEAPVHAMFFFLVGADEQDFHLKAVAALAQVVQDPQFDTRWHQARNAQALKDIIVLTDRRRVCSREPRPW from the coding sequence GTGGCCCAAGACGATTTGATAAGACGCCTGGGAGTTCTGGACATCTTTTGCATTGCCGTCGGGACCATGATGAGTTCGGGAATTTTCATCTTGCCCGGCTTAGCTTACGCCAAGGCGGGTCCGGCCGTGGTGGTTTCCTATTTGCTGGCAGGATGCCTGATGACGTCGGCGGCCTTGAGCGCCATCGAGTTGGCGACGGCCATGCCCAAGGCGGGCGGCGATTACTTTTTCATCGCGCGGGCCATGGGGCCGGCGGTGGGCACCGTTTTGGGCTTGCTCAGCTGGTTCGCTTTGACGCTCAAAAGCGCCTTTGCTCTGGTGGGTGTCTGGGCGTTTACGGAAAAATTCTTTCCCTTTGACACCCGCCTTCTCGTGGTGGGGGTGGCCGTTTTGTTTACCGTGATCAACCTTTTGGGGGCCAAAAAATCCAGCCTGGTCCAGGCCCTTTTTGTGCTTGTCTTGCTCGGTCTTATGTCCCTGTACGTTTTTAAGGGGCTTCCTCAAGTCCACGTGGCCAACTATATACCGTTCGTTCCCCATGGATGGCATGCGGTTTTGAGTACGGCCGGATTTGTTTTTGTATCCTACGGAGGGTTGTTGAAGATTTCCGCTCTGGCCGAAGAGGTCAAGAACCCCTCTCGAACCATTCCCTTAGGGGTTTTGTCCGCCGTTTCCGTCACCATGCTCATTTATGCGCTGATGGTTTTGGTCACCTGCGGCATTTTGCCTCCCGATGCTTTGGCCCATTCCTTGACACCCATCATCGATGCGGCTCGGGTTTTCATGGGGCAGGCCGGTGAGGCTGCGCTGAGCTTGGCGGCCATGGTGGCCTTTTTGACCACGGCCAACGGAGGCATTTTGTCAGCGTCGCGCTATCTGTTGAGTCTCAGCCGCGATGAACTGTTGCCGACCCTTTTCGGTCGCGTGTCCTCTTCAAGGGGCACCCCTGTGCCCGCGGTACTCATCACGGGAGCCTTCTTGATCGGGCTTTTTTTCGTCCCTTTGGAATCCTTGGTGAAGATGGCCTCCATGGTGGTTTTGCTCACTCAGGCTTTGGCCAACGCCTGTGTGGTGATTCTGAGGGAAAGTCGCCTTCACAATTATCAGCCCACGTTTCGAGCGCCTTGGTACCCGTGGCTGCAGATAGCAAGCCTGGCCGGTGTCTTTCTTTTGCTGGCGGAAATCGGTCTGCAAACCCTTCTCATCGGATTGATCTTTGTGGCGGCGGGCCTGATCTTTTTTTGGTTTTACGGGCGCCTCAAACAGCAACGGGAATATGCTTTGCTGCACGTGTTGGAACGGCTTTCGGCGCGCAAAGTGGTTCGATCCGCCCTGGAATCCGAGCTCAAGGACATCATACGCGAACGGGATGAACTCTGTTTGGATCGTTTTGACCATGTTGTGGAAGCGGCTGATGTCGTGGAGATCTCTGAACCGAGCGACATGGAAGGGCTTCTGCAGCACCTGAACCCCGTGCTTTTGGCGCGAGGCCTGGAACGGCCGCTTTCCGTGCAGGACCTCAACGGCGGAGAGGCCGTCGTGCGGAGTGTGGAAATCTTTCCCGGCATCCTCGTGGCTCAGGCCCATGCCACCCGCCCAGATCTTTTTGACGTCGTCCTGGTGCGCAGCCGGCAAGGGATTCGTTTTCCCGAAGCGGAAGCGCCCGTGCACGCCATGTTCTTTTTTCTGGTTGGGGCCGACGAACAAGATTTTCACCTCAAGGCCGTGGCGGCCCTGGCTCAAGTGGTTCAGGATCCGCAATTCGACACGCGTTGGCATCAGGCACGGAACGCGCAAGCCCTGAAAGACATCATCGTCCTGACCGATCGTCGCCGCGTCTGTTCCCGAGAACCCCGCCCCTGGTGA